Proteins from one Bombus affinis isolate iyBomAffi1 chromosome 1, iyBomAffi1.2, whole genome shotgun sequence genomic window:
- the LOC126914414 gene encoding zwittermicin A synthase ZmaJ — MGTILQQSVLKGRQISNAGKEKDLLHKLFSQAAANYSSQLAIRYEDDDGHEYTMLYDELNELTNKFARVFQRLEKPENLSKSFVAVCMKPSHRLPTVLIAILKAGMAYLPLDAEFPMARVKHVLQEAKPFAVVIEQEADASIYEGTNTITYEQLLKQSEAEEKEDLEYNEDPESTAIVLYTSGSTGTPKGVLLPHAVVLNRLQWQWRELPYATDEQHCIFKTSLTFVDSVSEIWGPLLQGRTIVIVPKHITRDPERFVSILEKYKIQRLVLVPSLLYSMLMYLNLRNKDSVLRSLRLWVCSGEMLPVSLADQFFATFGDDSKILANFYGSTEIMGDVTYHLLTNRKQLQNTQKVPIGKPLDNCVIYIVNKEMRLVPQGEVGELVVAGKNLATGYIRDNESRKFQDNPHAIDLEHSRIYCTGDYARISKGVIVYEGRVDSQIKVRGHRVDLTEVEKAVSKAPGVDEVVVLCYKPGELSQALLAFVTVTNDSSTCTVKIETFLQANLPVYMLPRVIILDNIPLLTNGKTDRQTLLKQYESSHLNNENEQYMNCDYTNVPEADLAKAKVLFPTVASVIGGGSRADVRIDANFYEIGGNSLNSIYTVTKLQDQGYEIGITEFITAKNLGEVLNRMKTSTDGEPIDNGLNEEERVFEMLNDSHKEDVTKIITESFYNKADLEQWLMEDIAKEDYRIMMELLWKPLVEKNLSFAVKSSQNGRTIGVALNFDLWDEPELILDSKLTIVFDFLEYLEAPIRERKLPKGTGQIIHNFMMATSDDLNPAENVILMKEMEEYCLQLAKRKEYAGIFTTNTSPLTQQLGIDVFGYETMLTYQVNRYIAPDGTKPFEKAPDSQLAICSLKMIA, encoded by the exons ATGGGCACTATTTTGCAACAGTCGGTATTAAAAGGCCGACAGATCAGCAACGCCGGCAAGGAGAAGGATTTACTTCATAAATTATTCAGTCAAGCGGCGGCAAATTATTCCAGTCAGCTGGCAATCCGCTACGAAG ATGACGATGGACACGAGTACACTATGCTTTACGATGAATTGAACGAGCTGACTAACAAATTCGCCAGAGTATTCCAAAGATTGGAAAAGCCAGAGAATTTATCGAAATCATTCGTAGCAGTATGTATGAAGCCGTCGCATCGACTGCCAACAGTATTAATTGCCATATTGAAGGCCGGTATGGCGTATCTGCCCTTGGACGCAGAGTTTCCGATGGCCAGGGTGAAACATGTTCTGCAAGAAGCGAAACCTTTCGCAGTGGTGATAGAACAAGAAG cTGATGCATCGATTTATGAGGGAACAAATACGATAACGTATGAACAGTTGTTGAAACAATCTGAAGCTGAGGAGAAAGAggatttggagtataacgaggaCCCTGAAAGCACTGCTATCGTTTTATATACTTCTGGTAGCACGGGCACGCCTAAGG GAGTGCTTTTGCCACACGCGGTTGTGTTAAACCGACTGCAGTGGCAATGGCGCGAGCTGCCCTATGCCACCGACGAGCAACATTGTATTTTTAAGACATCTTTGACTTTCGTGGATAGCGTGTCAGAAATTTGGGGACCCCTGTTGCAAGGAAGAACCATAGTAATTGTCCCCAAACATATTACCAGGGATCCAGAGAGATTCGTCTCAATATTAGAAAAGTACAAG ATTCAACGATTGGTGCTGGTCCCATCGCTACTGTACTCTATGTTGATGTACTTGAATCTACGG AACAAGGACAGTGTGCTACGTTCTCTAAGACTTTGGGTATGCTCTGGAGAAATGTTGCCAGTTTCGCTGGCGGACCAATTCTTTGCAACTTTCGGCGACGATAGTAAAATCTTGGCAAATTTCTATGGAAGCACGGAGATCATGGGAGACGTTACCTATCATCTGTTGACCAATCGGAAGCAACTACAGAATACGCAGAAAGTGCCAATTG GCAAGCCATTGGACAATTGCGTTATTTATATCGTGAACAAAGAGATGCGGCTGGTACCGCAGGGCGAAGTCGGAGAACTGGTAGTCGCCGGAAAGAACCTTGCAACAGGGTACATCCGCGACAATGAGTCCCGCAAGTTTCAGGACAATCCTCATGCCATCGATCTAG AACACTCGAGGATTTATTGCACTGGAGATTATGCAAGAATATCGAAAGGAGTGATCGTGTACGAAGGACGCGTAGACTCGCAAATTAAAGTTAGAGGACACCGTGTAGACCTCACGGAAGTGGAGAAAGCAGTATCAAAGGCACCTGGTGTCGACGAAGTGGTTGTCCTCTGTTACAAACCCGGTGAATTGTCTCAG GCACTACTTGCTTTCGTAACTGTTACAAACGATTCGTCCACTTGCACTGTAAAAATTGAAACGTTTCTGCAAGCCAATCTACCGGTATACATGTTACCACGAGTCATCATCCTGGATAATATTCCTCTTTTAACAAACGGGAAGACTGATCGTCAAACACTGCTCAAGCAATACGAATCTTCTCATCTCAATAACG agAATGAGCAATACATGAACTGCGACTACACCAACGTACCTGAAGCAGACTTAGCAAAGGCAAAAGTTCTATTTCCAACGGTGGCGTCTGTAATCGGTGGAGGAAGTCGCGCAGACGTTAGGATCGATGCAAATTTCTACGAGATTGGCGGAAACTCCTTGAACTCGATTTACACGGTAACAAAGCTACAAGATCAAGGTTACGAGATAGGAATCACAGAGTTTATCACGGCGAAGAATTTGGGTGAGGTGCTCAACCGAATGAAAACCAGCACGGATGGCGAACCGATCGATAATGGTCTTAACGAGGAAGAACGTGTCTTTGAGATGTTGAACGATTCTCATAAAGAGGATGTGACAAA AATTATTACAGAAAGTTTCTACAACAAAGCAGACTTAGAACAGTGGTTAATGGAAGATATAGCAAAGGAAGATTACCGTATAATGATGGAGTTGCTTTGGAAACCATTGGTAGAAAAGAATTTAAGTTTCGCAGTAAAATCGTCACAAAATGGCAGAACGATCGGCGTAGCATTAAACTTCGATCTCTGGGACGAGCCTGAGTTAATTCTCGATTCCAAATTAACGATCGTTTTCGACTTCTTGGAATATCTTGAAGCACCCATTAGAGAAAGGAAATTGCCAAAAGGAACGGGTCAGATTATTCATAATTTTATGATGGCAACGAGCGATGACCTAAATCCAGCtgaaaatgtaattttgatGAAAGAGATGGAAGAATATTGTTTACAATTGGCTAAGAGAAAAGAATATGCTGGGATTTTCACCACCAACACCAGTCCACTAACACAG CAACTCGGTATAGACGTGTTTGGATATGAAACAATGCTGACTTACCAAGTAAACAGGTACATTGCCCCAGACGGTACGAAGCCCTTTGAAAAAGCGCCGGACAGTCAACTGGCAATTTGCTCGTTGAAAATGATCGCTTAA
- the LOC126914672 gene encoding DENN domain-containing protein 10-like isoform X1, with translation MAPLTDLLSCSIIEKDSNSDILWTWSYPIVSESQKTVVARKCNLEVEHNSPQVFVFSRHKYDWFYIHCSEVFDSDKLPKLSLEQVKQFALVLFAKDFNPRKYEVLSRVLSKMYCKTGKPTEILQLYLSVFTKGSCSTQENGTFVSDNFNSHCFTNNTNVREMIKTFELETILIYTALLLKKRIVVYHHSLEQLLKWIGIFPALMKHRKVTDNLFPWVDLIDDELAELKGLSHYIAGCRNSSISSRTDLFDLLVNIPAREITVASHAKESLTMTKTHKEIALFMIQLSENQSYVESQIISEINDKTQDLLNQLKSLAVVQGPDGRKMVSAQTLKEKNLPSAVENFLINLAVAENLFLL, from the exons ATGGCACCTCTTACGGATTTACTCTCATGTAGCATAATTGAGAAAGATTCCAACAGTGATATATTATGGACCTGGTCTTATCCAATCGTTTCAGAATCTCAAAAAACAGTTGTTGCAAGGAAATGTAACTTAGAAGTAGAACACAACTCCCCTCAAGTATTTGTATTCTCAAGACACAAATACGATTGGTTCTACATACACTGTAGTGAAGTATTTGATTCGGATAAATTACCAAAA TTATCTTTGGAACAGGTAAAGCAATTTGCATTGGTTTTATTCGCCAAAGACTTTAATCCAAGGAAATATGAGGTTCTTTCAAGAGTCCTCAGCAAAATGTATTGCAAGACTGGCAAGCCAACAGAAATACTACAGTTATATCTCTCTGTATTTACAAAAGGATCATGTTCTACTCAAGAAAATGGAACGTTTGTTTCTGATAACTTTAATAGCCATTGCTTTACGAACAACACAAATGTCAGAGAAATGATTAAAACATTTGAATTGGAAACAATCTTGATATACACTGCTCTTCTTTTAAAAAAACGGATTGTAGTCTATCATCATAGCTTGGAACAACTTTTAAAATGGATTGGAATATTTCCTGCATTAATGAAGCATCGTAAAGTCACTGATAATTTGTTTCCTTGGGTTGATCTAATCGATGATGAACTGGCAGAACTAAAA GGTCTTTCGCACTACATTGCTGGCTGTAGAAACAGTTCCATTTCATCAAGAACAGATTTATTTGATCTACTTGTAAATATTCCAGCTAGAGAAATTACAGTTGCATCACATGCAAAAG AAAGCCTAACAATGACAAAAACGCATAAAGAAATAGCTCTATTCATGATCCAACTAAGTGAAAATCAATCCTACGTAGAAAGCCAAATAATATCCGAGATAAATGACAAAACTCAAGACCTGTTAAATCAGTTGAAATCATTGGCGGTAGTTCAAGGACCTGACGGAAGAAAAATGGTATCAGCGCAAACGCTGAAAGAAAAGAATCTACCGTCAGCAGTagaaaattttctaattaactTGGCTGTAGctgaaaatttgtttttattgtaa
- the LOC126914672 gene encoding DENN domain-containing protein 10-like isoform X2 translates to MAPLTDLLSCSIIEKDSNSDILWTWSYPIVSESQKTVVARKCNLEVEHNSPQVFVFSRHKYDWFYIHCSEVFDSDKLPKVKQFALVLFAKDFNPRKYEVLSRVLSKMYCKTGKPTEILQLYLSVFTKGSCSTQENGTFVSDNFNSHCFTNNTNVREMIKTFELETILIYTALLLKKRIVVYHHSLEQLLKWIGIFPALMKHRKVTDNLFPWVDLIDDELAELKGLSHYIAGCRNSSISSRTDLFDLLVNIPAREITVASHAKESLTMTKTHKEIALFMIQLSENQSYVESQIISEINDKTQDLLNQLKSLAVVQGPDGRKMVSAQTLKEKNLPSAVENFLINLAVAENLFLL, encoded by the exons ATGGCACCTCTTACGGATTTACTCTCATGTAGCATAATTGAGAAAGATTCCAACAGTGATATATTATGGACCTGGTCTTATCCAATCGTTTCAGAATCTCAAAAAACAGTTGTTGCAAGGAAATGTAACTTAGAAGTAGAACACAACTCCCCTCAAGTATTTGTATTCTCAAGACACAAATACGATTGGTTCTACATACACTGTAGTGAAGTATTTGATTCGGATAAATTACCAAAA GTAAAGCAATTTGCATTGGTTTTATTCGCCAAAGACTTTAATCCAAGGAAATATGAGGTTCTTTCAAGAGTCCTCAGCAAAATGTATTGCAAGACTGGCAAGCCAACAGAAATACTACAGTTATATCTCTCTGTATTTACAAAAGGATCATGTTCTACTCAAGAAAATGGAACGTTTGTTTCTGATAACTTTAATAGCCATTGCTTTACGAACAACACAAATGTCAGAGAAATGATTAAAACATTTGAATTGGAAACAATCTTGATATACACTGCTCTTCTTTTAAAAAAACGGATTGTAGTCTATCATCATAGCTTGGAACAACTTTTAAAATGGATTGGAATATTTCCTGCATTAATGAAGCATCGTAAAGTCACTGATAATTTGTTTCCTTGGGTTGATCTAATCGATGATGAACTGGCAGAACTAAAA GGTCTTTCGCACTACATTGCTGGCTGTAGAAACAGTTCCATTTCATCAAGAACAGATTTATTTGATCTACTTGTAAATATTCCAGCTAGAGAAATTACAGTTGCATCACATGCAAAAG AAAGCCTAACAATGACAAAAACGCATAAAGAAATAGCTCTATTCATGATCCAACTAAGTGAAAATCAATCCTACGTAGAAAGCCAAATAATATCCGAGATAAATGACAAAACTCAAGACCTGTTAAATCAGTTGAAATCATTGGCGGTAGTTCAAGGACCTGACGGAAGAAAAATGGTATCAGCGCAAACGCTGAAAGAAAAGAATCTACCGTCAGCAGTagaaaattttctaattaactTGGCTGTAGctgaaaatttgtttttattgtaa